One region of Streptomyces rishiriensis genomic DNA includes:
- a CDS encoding DNA-3-methyladenine glycosylase 2 family protein: MTDQDTRYEAVRSRDARFDGEFFFAVETTGIYCRPSCPAVTPKRHNVRFFATAAAAQGSGFRACRRCRPDAVPGSADWNARADVVGRAMRLIGDGVVDREGVTGLAVRLGYSARQVQRQLTAELGAGPVALARAQRAHTARVLLQTTGLPVTEIAFASGFASVRQFNDTVRTVYATTPTELRAAVRATRRTATPSAGIPLRLAHRGPYHAGAVFDLLRREAVAGVEEVSGPPGGRTYRRTLRLPYGTGIVAVDERAGDPGRASAVHPGGWLDARLHLTDPRDLTTAVQRLRRLFDLDSDPYAVDERLGADPRLAPLVAARPGLRAPGAADPEEYAVRAVVGRAAAERLVRAHGKALDTPCGTLTHLFPEPAVLAQSASEAGSVSVPVAEAEAATGTTTRSGTTTRSGSRSGAGAEGPLGVLTAALADGTVRLDPGVDRDDAQQALLALPGLDARTIAEIRARALGDPDVVPPGLDVPDTWRPWRTYALHHLRAAEER; encoded by the coding sequence ATGACGGACCAGGACACGCGTTACGAGGCGGTCCGCAGCAGGGACGCCCGGTTCGACGGCGAGTTCTTCTTCGCCGTCGAGACCACCGGCATCTACTGCCGCCCCAGCTGCCCCGCCGTGACGCCGAAACGCCACAACGTGCGTTTCTTCGCGACGGCCGCCGCCGCGCAGGGCTCGGGTTTCCGGGCCTGCCGGCGGTGCCGTCCGGACGCCGTGCCGGGATCGGCCGACTGGAACGCGCGCGCCGATGTCGTCGGCCGGGCCATGCGGCTCATCGGCGACGGCGTCGTCGACCGGGAGGGGGTCACCGGGCTCGCCGTACGGCTCGGCTACAGCGCCCGGCAGGTGCAACGGCAGCTCACCGCGGAGCTCGGTGCGGGACCGGTCGCCCTCGCGCGGGCGCAGCGTGCTCACACCGCGCGGGTCCTGCTCCAGACGACGGGCCTGCCGGTCACGGAGATCGCCTTCGCGTCCGGGTTCGCCAGCGTGCGCCAGTTCAACGACACCGTCCGGACCGTGTACGCCACGACCCCGACCGAGCTGCGGGCCGCGGTACGCGCGACCCGCCGCACCGCCACCCCGTCCGCCGGAATCCCGCTGCGGCTCGCCCACCGGGGCCCGTACCACGCGGGCGCCGTGTTCGATCTGCTGCGACGGGAGGCCGTGGCCGGGGTGGAGGAGGTGAGCGGACCGCCCGGCGGGCGCACCTACCGCCGTACGCTGCGGCTGCCGTACGGCACGGGGATCGTCGCCGTGGACGAGCGGGCGGGCGACCCGGGCCGGGCCTCGGCCGTGCATCCCGGCGGCTGGCTCGACGCCCGGCTGCATCTCACCGACCCGCGCGACCTCACCACCGCCGTCCAGCGGCTGCGGAGGCTGTTCGACCTCGACTCCGACCCGTACGCCGTCGACGAGCGGCTCGGCGCCGATCCGCGGCTCGCCCCGCTGGTCGCCGCCCGGCCGGGACTGCGTGCGCCGGGGGCCGCCGATCCGGAGGAGTACGCGGTGCGGGCGGTCGTGGGGCGAGCGGCGGCCGAACGGCTCGTCCGCGCCCACGGCAAGGCACTCGACACCCCGTGCGGAACCCTCACCCACCTTTTCCCCGAGCCGGCCGTCCTGGCGCAGTCGGCGTCCGAGGCCGGGTCTGTGTCTGTGCCTGTGGCTGAGGCTGAGGCAGCGACCGGGACCACGACCAGGTCCGGGACCACGACCAGGTCCGGCAGCAGGTCCGGGGCCGGGGCCGAGGGGCCGCTGGGCGTCCTCACCGCCGCCCTCGCCGACGGCACCGTACGGCTGGACCCGGGCGTCGACCGGGACGACGCCCAGCAGGCGCTGCTCGCGCTGCCCGGGCTGGACGCCCGTACCATCGCGGAGATCCGTGCCCGTGCCCTCGGCGACCCCGACGTCGTGCCGCCCGGCCTGGACGTCCCCGACACCTGGCGCCCCTGGCGCACCTACGCCCTGCACCATCTGCGCGCCGCGGAGGAACGATGA
- a CDS encoding DUF456 domain-containing protein, giving the protein MGVAQLLLVGLVILLGLCGVLVPGVPGSWLVWAAVLWWALEDPQPVAWFVLVGATVTLFLSQVVLWTLPPRRLRESGATPRMAVYAGLGAFLGFFLLPVIGAIPGFMGGIYLSERLRLGRHGEARAALRTAMRSGGSSVLAELFTCLLIMGAWLGTVLWG; this is encoded by the coding sequence ATGGGAGTGGCGCAACTCCTGCTGGTCGGACTGGTCATTCTGCTCGGCCTGTGCGGAGTGCTGGTGCCCGGCGTACCGGGGTCGTGGCTGGTGTGGGCCGCGGTCCTGTGGTGGGCGCTGGAGGATCCGCAGCCGGTCGCCTGGTTCGTGCTCGTCGGTGCCACGGTGACGCTGTTCCTGTCACAGGTGGTGCTCTGGACGCTGCCGCCCCGTCGGCTGCGGGAGAGCGGCGCGACCCCCCGGATGGCGGTGTACGCGGGGCTCGGCGCGTTCCTCGGCTTCTTCCTGCTCCCCGTGATCGGCGCGATCCCCGGCTTCATGGGCGGCATCTATCTCTCCGAACGTCTCCGTCTGGGCCGCCACGGCGAAGCCCGGGCGGCCCTGCGCACGGCGATGCGCTCGGGCGGCTCCAGCGTTCTCGCGGAGCTGTTCACCTGCCTGTTGATCATGGGCGCATGGCTGGGGACGGTTCTGTGGGGATGA
- a CDS encoding methylated-DNA--[protein]-cysteine S-methyltransferase has translation MTDLTYWTSVESPLGPLLLTADADSTLTSLSVPGQKGGRTVQDGWRHDPGPFRSAVEQLAAYFAAELKEFRLPLRSDGTEFRERVWAALDSVPYGATTTYGEIAARVGASRMAVRAVGGAIGANPLLIVRPCHRVIGADGSLTGYAGGLERKVRLLSLEGSLQERSQTLV, from the coding sequence ATGACCGACCTGACGTACTGGACCAGCGTGGAGAGCCCGCTCGGTCCGCTGCTGCTGACCGCCGACGCCGACTCGACGCTGACGTCGCTCTCCGTGCCCGGACAGAAGGGCGGTCGGACCGTCCAGGACGGCTGGCGGCACGACCCCGGGCCCTTCCGCTCCGCCGTGGAGCAGCTCGCCGCCTATTTCGCCGCCGAGCTGAAGGAGTTCCGGCTGCCGCTGCGCAGTGACGGCACCGAGTTCCGCGAGCGCGTGTGGGCCGCCCTCGACTCCGTGCCCTACGGCGCGACGACCACCTACGGCGAGATCGCCGCCCGCGTCGGCGCCTCGCGGATGGCCGTACGGGCCGTCGGAGGGGCGATCGGGGCGAATCCGCTGCTGATCGTGCGCCCCTGCCACCGGGTGATCGGCGCCGACGGCTCGCTGACGGGATACGCGGGCGGGCTGGAGCGCAAGGTGCGGCTGCTCTCGCTGGAGGGCTCGCTCCAGGAGCGGTCCCAGACCTTGGTCTGA
- a CDS encoding cellulose-binding domain-containing protein, producing MPDLPTPKDAAEAALFSECWDAVLSYADLCTSGSTAANQLAREAFALGIREARAAEDGTARGAGRRSSRLPRIPLLLTAVRTTAAAWEARGQGHKLDPDLRLWLNSDKAARYVGPPLSRPIALRGLRDMQEPDAALLWLAEVEALPLHSVVRRQGLDPTAAVEELNQVRGLFRDRCHRNHLDTPMDAECRSYVRLLDAVTRSPAADTPPDLSRHLATCVECAEAAACLRLHGGGLPAALAQGVIGWGGLAYLERRRRAAEVRLGAGRPDAHEDEGVPAPAAASRARVLRGGMLAAAVLVSVVALAVSMMPGDTGTGSGGENVAQGNPTDSSPVAGPGSVLPSAEPATSAAPSSSGAAASGSGTPSATDGDDAGKPDPEPQGTSSATAGAGGSEDAAACAVTYDLVNQWPDGFQATVTVTTAVTLDSWRVAWSFRDGQKVDQMWDASLAQNGSRVTATAADYNRSVSANGTLTFGFLASWQNKNSAPYAFTLNGQTCTSA from the coding sequence ATGCCCGACCTGCCGACCCCGAAGGACGCCGCCGAGGCCGCGCTGTTCTCCGAGTGCTGGGACGCCGTCCTGTCGTACGCCGACCTGTGTACGTCCGGCTCGACCGCGGCGAACCAGCTGGCCCGCGAGGCGTTCGCACTCGGCATACGCGAGGCCCGCGCCGCCGAGGACGGTACCGCACGAGGTGCCGGCCGTCGCTCGTCCCGGCTGCCCCGGATCCCGCTGCTGCTGACCGCCGTACGCACCACGGCCGCCGCCTGGGAGGCCCGAGGCCAGGGCCACAAGCTCGACCCCGATCTGCGTCTGTGGCTGAACTCCGACAAGGCGGCGCGGTACGTCGGACCGCCGCTGAGCCGTCCCATCGCCCTGCGCGGCCTGCGCGACATGCAGGAACCGGACGCCGCTCTGCTGTGGCTGGCGGAGGTGGAGGCGCTGCCGCTGCACTCCGTCGTCCGCAGACAGGGCCTCGACCCGACCGCCGCGGTGGAGGAGCTGAACCAGGTCCGCGGACTGTTCCGGGACCGCTGCCACCGCAACCACCTCGACACGCCGATGGACGCGGAGTGCCGCAGCTACGTCCGGCTCCTGGACGCCGTCACCCGCTCGCCCGCCGCCGACACACCCCCCGACCTCTCCCGTCACCTCGCCACCTGCGTGGAGTGCGCGGAGGCCGCCGCCTGTCTGCGGCTGCACGGCGGCGGGCTGCCCGCCGCCCTCGCCCAGGGCGTCATCGGCTGGGGCGGCCTCGCCTACCTGGAGCGCCGCCGCCGGGCCGCCGAGGTGCGCCTCGGCGCCGGACGCCCGGACGCGCACGAGGACGAGGGCGTGCCGGCACCGGCCGCCGCGAGCAGGGCGCGCGTGCTGCGCGGCGGAATGCTCGCCGCCGCCGTCCTGGTGTCCGTGGTGGCGCTCGCCGTGTCGATGATGCCCGGCGACACCGGCACTGGCAGCGGCGGCGAGAACGTCGCCCAGGGCAACCCCACGGACAGCAGCCCGGTGGCCGGTCCCGGCTCCGTCCTGCCGTCCGCGGAACCCGCCACCTCGGCCGCGCCGTCCTCGTCCGGCGCGGCGGCGTCCGGGAGCGGTACGCCCTCGGCGACGGACGGCGACGACGCCGGGAAGCCCGACCCCGAGCCCCAGGGCACCTCCTCGGCCACCGCCGGCGCCGGGGGGAGCGAGGACGCGGCGGCCTGCGCGGTGACGTACGACCTCGTCAACCAGTGGCCCGACGGCTTCCAGGCCACCGTCACCGTCACCACCGCCGTGACGCTCGACTCCTGGCGCGTGGCCTGGTCCTTCCGCGACGGCCAGAAGGTCGACCAGATGTGGGACGCGAGTCTCGCCCAGAACGGCTCACGCGTCACCGCGACCGCCGCCGACTACAACAGGTCCGTCTCGGCGAACGGCACGCTCACCTTCGGTTTCCTCGCCTCCTGGCAGAACAAGAACAGCGCGCCGTACGCGTTCACCCTCAACGGGCAGACGTGCACGAGCGCTTGA
- a CDS encoding PP2C family serine/threonine-protein phosphatase — MGRSAKDDAAGRVLGVGGGAVEAEQGARTPGRHRAPWEPPSATPAGPTSFPTGPLPPGFAERGLHGPAPSPADGRASTQARPDAAPPPATSPPPAPPSIPPAPPSIPPAGAVTATEPGEGSGSASPVAPPPPVTPPVPAHAPPPPQAPTASVDGSAAPLHATEPAPAPVSPSASPPDHPPTVVGLPAPPAVPPLSSSRDYVGSGPPTYDAEPTGLPPADPDDLADLVADTVLDGARYGAWALRAASVRGDSARYRGEPRRDSLLTARFGTGEQALILVAMATGARATPGAHRAAAEACRWIGRAVGRSHVRLAEDIRAARRGDLKSGLHRLTDRSLGRLRASAAEQNLEPEEYAATLRCLLLPADPDCRTRVFFGVGAGGLFRLRGGVWRDIEPRVGEVRGEPVVGFGSLPAETPEGDRLTMDLGITTPPNPYDPDPEPPREPFRFRASVARPGDTLLMCTDGLAEPLRGEPELSAHLTGRWSGPTPPGLAAFLADTQVRVKGYADDRTAAAVWEA; from the coding sequence ATCGGGCGCAGTGCGAAGGACGACGCCGCCGGGCGGGTCCTCGGCGTCGGCGGAGGTGCCGTGGAAGCGGAACAGGGCGCCCGAACGCCGGGGCGGCACCGCGCACCCTGGGAGCCGCCGTCGGCCACGCCCGCCGGTCCCACGAGCTTCCCGACCGGCCCGCTCCCACCGGGATTCGCCGAGCGGGGGCTCCACGGCCCCGCCCCCTCGCCCGCCGACGGCCGAGCGTCGACGCAGGCACGCCCCGACGCCGCCCCGCCCCCGGCGACGTCCCCCCCGCCTGCACCGCCGTCCATCCCGCCTGCGCCGCCGTCGATCCCACCCGCGGGGGCGGTGACCGCGACCGAGCCGGGGGAGGGCAGCGGCTCCGCCTCACCCGTCGCTCCACCCCCGCCCGTTACGCCCCCCGTTCCGGCCCACGCGCCGCCGCCCCCGCAGGCGCCCACCGCCTCCGTCGACGGCTCGGCAGCCCCCCTCCACGCGACGGAGCCCGCGCCCGCCCCCGTCTCGCCGAGTGCCTCCCCACCAGACCATCCCCCCACCGTCGTCGGCCTGCCCGCCCCGCCCGCCGTGCCGCCGCTGTCCAGCTCCAGGGACTACGTCGGTTCGGGGCCGCCCACCTACGACGCCGAGCCCACCGGCCTTCCGCCCGCGGACCCGGACGACCTGGCCGACCTGGTCGCCGACACCGTCCTGGACGGCGCCCGGTACGGAGCCTGGGCGCTGCGGGCCGCGTCGGTGCGCGGGGACTCCGCGCGCTACCGGGGGGAGCCGCGCCGTGACTCGCTCCTCACCGCCCGCTTCGGCACCGGCGAGCAGGCGCTGATCCTGGTCGCGATGGCGACCGGCGCCCGGGCGACCCCGGGAGCGCATCGGGCGGCCGCCGAGGCGTGCCGGTGGATCGGGCGGGCCGTGGGACGCAGTCATGTCCGTCTCGCGGAGGACATAAGGGCGGCCCGGCGCGGAGACCTCAAGTCGGGCCTGCACCGGCTCACCGACCGCAGCCTCGGACGGCTCCGCGCCAGCGCCGCCGAACAGAACCTGGAACCGGAGGAGTACGCGGCCACCTTGCGTTGTCTGCTCCTGCCCGCCGACCCCGACTGCCGTACCCGGGTCTTCTTCGGGGTGGGCGCCGGCGGACTGTTCCGGCTGCGCGGCGGTGTGTGGCGGGACATCGAACCGCGGGTGGGCGAGGTGAGGGGGGAGCCGGTCGTCGGGTTCGGCTCGCTGCCGGCCGAGACGCCCGAGGGCGACCGGCTCACCATGGACCTGGGCATCACCACACCGCCGAACCCCTACGACCCGGACCCGGAACCGCCCCGCGAGCCGTTCCGATTCCGCGCCTCCGTGGCACGACCGGGCGACACGCTCCTGATGTGCACCGACGGCCTGGCCGAGCCCCTGCGCGGCGAGCCGGAACTGTCCGCACACCTGACAGGACGCTGGTCGGGCCCCACTCCGCCCGGTCTCGCCGCCTTCCTCGCCGACACCCAGGTGAGAGTGAAGGGCTACGCCGACGACCGCACGGCGGCGGCCGTCTGGGAGGCGTAA
- a CDS encoding radical SAM protein: MGSRTALVEDLMERFPHVPREAVFKEDLLRGGVAFDPSALSDNESGEVKPKSYFIFSFDHGTLPELGEAALRRPPEEIILTGGPYDLRRTVVSVRVNPSSPYRVAADAEGLLGLYLDGKRIADVGVPPMPEYYRHKLSNGKSVMEVAPTIQWGYLIYLTVFRVCQYFGAKEECQYCDINHNWRQHKAAGRPYTGVKDVEEVLEALEIIDRYDTLKASTAYTLTGGAITKTVAGRDEADFYGHYAKAIEERFPGRWIGKVVAQALPRDDVQRFKDYGVQIYHPNYEVWDRRLFELYCPGKERYVGRDEWHKRILDSAEIFGARNVIPNFVAGVEMAEPFGFTTVDEAIASTTEGLRFFMSHGITPRFTTWCPEPTTPLGKANPQGAPLEYHIRLLEAYRATMDEFGLASPPGYGLPGPGRAVFSVSSFMDSLPEEDPATVESARQSHGPAVR; encoded by the coding sequence ATGGGCAGCCGTACCGCGCTGGTCGAGGATCTGATGGAGCGGTTTCCGCATGTTCCGCGGGAGGCCGTCTTCAAGGAGGACCTGCTGCGCGGAGGTGTGGCCTTCGATCCCTCCGCGCTGAGTGACAACGAGTCGGGCGAGGTCAAACCCAAGTCCTACTTCATCTTCTCCTTCGACCACGGCACCCTGCCCGAGCTGGGCGAGGCCGCGCTGCGCCGGCCGCCGGAGGAGATCATCCTCACGGGCGGCCCGTACGACCTGCGCCGCACGGTCGTCTCGGTCCGGGTGAATCCGTCCTCCCCGTACCGCGTCGCGGCGGACGCCGAAGGCCTGCTCGGGCTCTACCTCGACGGAAAGCGCATCGCCGACGTCGGCGTGCCGCCGATGCCGGAGTACTACCGGCACAAGCTCTCCAACGGGAAGTCCGTCATGGAGGTCGCCCCGACCATTCAGTGGGGTTACCTGATCTACCTGACCGTCTTCCGGGTGTGCCAGTACTTCGGCGCCAAGGAGGAGTGCCAGTACTGCGACATCAACCACAACTGGCGCCAGCACAAGGCGGCCGGTCGGCCCTATACGGGCGTGAAGGACGTCGAGGAGGTCCTCGAGGCCCTGGAGATCATCGACCGGTACGACACCCTGAAGGCGTCCACCGCCTACACCCTCACCGGCGGCGCGATCACCAAGACCGTCGCCGGGCGGGACGAGGCCGACTTCTACGGTCACTACGCCAAGGCCATCGAGGAGCGCTTCCCGGGCCGCTGGATCGGCAAGGTCGTCGCCCAGGCGCTGCCACGCGACGACGTGCAGCGCTTCAAGGACTACGGCGTGCAGATCTACCACCCCAACTACGAGGTGTGGGACCGCCGGCTGTTCGAGCTGTACTGCCCCGGCAAGGAGCGCTACGTAGGCCGCGACGAGTGGCACAAGCGGATCCTCGACTCGGCGGAGATCTTCGGCGCACGCAACGTGATCCCCAACTTCGTCGCGGGGGTGGAGATGGCCGAGCCGTTCGGCTTCACCACCGTCGACGAGGCCATCGCCTCCACCACGGAGGGCCTGCGTTTCTTCATGTCGCACGGCATCACGCCCCGCTTCACCACCTGGTGCCCGGAGCCCACGACCCCGCTCGGCAAGGCCAACCCGCAGGGTGCGCCGCTGGAGTACCACATCCGGCTGCTGGAGGCCTACCGCGCCACGATGGACGAGTTCGGTCTTGCCTCGCCCCCCGGCTACGGACTGCCCGGACCGGGCCGCGCGGTGTTCTCCGTGAGTTCCTTCATGGACAGTCTTCCGGAAGAGGACCCGGCGACCGTGGAGTCCGCGCGACAGTCCCACGGTCCCGCAGTCCGCTGA
- a CDS encoding FAD-binding protein yields MTETVTNWAGNITFAARELHRPRSLDALRSLVAGSGRVRVLGSGHSFNEIAEPGGDGVLLSLGALAGEVDVDTSARTVRVAGGVRYAELARRVHERGLALPNMASLPHISVAGSVATGTHGSGVGNGSLASAVRGVEIVTADGSTVVIGRGDRRFGGAVTSLGALGVVTALVLDLQPGYEVEQHLFTELPLAGLDFETVAAAAYSVSLFTDWGAPGFRQVWLKRRADEPLADFPWATPAVEALHPVPGMPAVNCTEQFGVPGPWHERLPHFRAEFTPSSGSELQSEYLLARRHATEALGAIDGIRQTVAPVLQVCEVRTVAADEQWLSPSYGRDTVALHFTWVEDTAAVLPVVRAVESALEPFEPRPHWGKVFEVPADVVRGRYPRIDDFTALARVLDPAGKFTNAFVRDVLGG; encoded by the coding sequence ATGACAGAAACCGTTACCAACTGGGCCGGCAACATCACCTTCGCCGCCAGGGAGCTGCACCGTCCGCGCTCCCTCGACGCGCTCCGCTCGCTCGTGGCGGGAAGCGGGCGGGTGCGGGTGCTGGGCAGCGGACACTCGTTCAACGAGATCGCCGAGCCCGGTGGCGACGGGGTACTGCTGTCACTGGGCGCACTGGCCGGTGAGGTCGACGTCGACACGTCGGCCCGGACGGTGCGGGTCGCCGGCGGGGTGCGGTACGCGGAGCTGGCGCGCCGCGTGCACGAGCGCGGGCTGGCGCTGCCGAACATGGCCTCCTTGCCGCACATCTCGGTCGCCGGGTCGGTGGCGACCGGTACGCACGGGTCGGGGGTCGGCAACGGCTCGCTCGCCTCGGCCGTGCGGGGGGTGGAGATCGTCACCGCCGACGGCTCGACCGTGGTCATCGGGCGCGGCGACCGGCGGTTCGGCGGGGCCGTCACCTCGCTGGGCGCACTCGGAGTGGTCACCGCGCTCGTCCTCGATCTGCAGCCGGGCTACGAGGTCGAGCAGCATCTGTTCACCGAACTCCCCCTGGCCGGCCTGGACTTCGAGACCGTCGCGGCGGCCGCGTACAGCGTCAGCCTGTTCACCGACTGGGGCGCGCCGGGCTTCCGGCAGGTGTGGCTGAAGCGGCGCGCGGACGAGCCCCTCGCCGACTTCCCGTGGGCCACGCCGGCCGTGGAGGCGCTGCATCCGGTACCGGGGATGCCGGCGGTCAACTGCACCGAGCAGTTCGGGGTGCCGGGGCCGTGGCACGAGCGGCTGCCGCACTTCCGGGCGGAGTTCACCCCGAGCAGCGGGAGCGAGCTGCAGAGCGAGTATCTGCTGGCGCGCCGGCACGCCACCGAGGCGCTGGGTGCGATCGACGGCATCCGGCAGACGGTCGCCCCCGTGCTGCAGGTCTGCGAGGTGCGTACGGTGGCTGCCGACGAGCAGTGGCTGAGCCCCTCCTACGGGCGGGACACCGTGGCGCTGCACTTCACCTGGGTCGAGGACACGGCGGCCGTGCTCCCGGTGGTGCGGGCGGTGGAGTCCGCGCTGGAGCCCTTCGAGCCGCGACCGCACTGGGGCAAGGTGTTCGAGGTGCCGGCCGACGTGGTGCGCGGGCGCTACCCCCGCATCGACGACTTCACGGCTCTGGCCCGGGTGCTGGACCCGGCCGGGAAGTTCACCAACGCCTTCGTACGGGACGTCCTGGGGGGCTGA
- a CDS encoding helix-turn-helix domain-containing protein: MLGAIGLDGTHESAYRALVSVGAADVPDLARRLALGEHDTERALRRLERHGLAAQSSGRPGRWVAAPPGVALGALLTQQRHELEKAELAAALLAEEYRAAAAEPAVHDLVEVVTGAAAVAQRFLQIQLGASEEVCALVTGIPVAVTGAENEAEERATARGVRYRVVLERAVLDQPDGMTELTAALNRDEQVRVVDRVPTKLVVADRSLALVPLTGRSAEPAALVVHASGLLELLSGLFESVWREALPLRLGAAGVIEQAQDGPDATDLEILSLLLAGMTDASAAKQLDLGLRTVQRRVKGLMELTGVTTRLQLGWHAYERGWVAREH, translated from the coding sequence ATGCTCGGAGCGATAGGGCTGGACGGCACGCACGAGTCGGCGTACCGGGCGCTGGTGTCCGTGGGCGCCGCGGACGTGCCCGACCTGGCGCGTCGGCTGGCCCTCGGCGAGCACGACACCGAGCGCGCGTTGCGCCGGCTGGAACGGCACGGTCTCGCCGCCCAGTCCTCGGGTCGCCCCGGTCGCTGGGTCGCCGCGCCTCCGGGCGTCGCCCTGGGCGCGCTGCTCACCCAGCAGCGGCACGAGCTGGAGAAGGCCGAGCTGGCGGCGGCCCTGCTCGCCGAGGAGTACCGGGCGGCCGCCGCCGAACCCGCCGTGCACGACCTGGTCGAGGTGGTGACCGGCGCGGCCGCCGTCGCCCAGCGCTTCCTGCAGATCCAGCTCGGGGCGAGCGAGGAGGTGTGCGCGCTGGTCACCGGCATCCCGGTCGCCGTGACCGGCGCCGAGAACGAGGCCGAGGAGCGGGCGACCGCCCGCGGGGTGCGCTACCGCGTCGTACTGGAGCGGGCGGTGCTCGACCAGCCGGACGGCATGACGGAGCTGACCGCCGCGCTGAACCGGGACGAACAGGTGCGGGTGGTGGACCGGGTGCCGACGAAGCTGGTCGTCGCCGACCGCTCCCTCGCCCTGGTGCCGCTGACCGGCCGCTCGGCCGAGCCCGCCGCGCTGGTGGTGCACGCCAGCGGGCTGCTGGAGCTGCTGTCGGGCCTGTTCGAGTCCGTGTGGCGGGAGGCGCTGCCGCTGCGCCTCGGAGCGGCCGGCGTGATCGAGCAGGCCCAGGACGGTCCCGACGCCACCGACCTGGAGATCCTTTCCCTGCTGCTGGCCGGGATGACCGACGCGAGCGCGGCCAAGCAGCTCGACCTCGGGCTGCGGACCGTGCAGCGGCGGGTGAAGGGGCTGATGGAGCTGACGGGAGTGACGACCCGGTTGCAACTGGGCTGGCACGCGTACGAACGGGGCTGGGTGGCCCGCGAGCACTGA
- the rsgA gene encoding ribosome small subunit-dependent GTPase A has translation MPLPLAAYGWDADREAEFAPCAERGLLPGRVVRVDRGMCDVVTTAGVVRADTEFVVPRDPLKVVCTGDWVAVDPESADPRYVRTLLTRRTAFVRSTSSKRSEGQILAANVDHAVIAMSLAVELDLGRVERFLALAWESGAQPVVVLTKADLVPDPVALSYLVEDVCASAPGVPVLSVCARDGDGVEELADLLGRGTSVLLGASGAGKSTLANALVGEDVMGVQATRDMDGKGRHTTTTRNLLPLPGGGVLIDTPGLRGVGLWDAGSGVGQVFAEIEEFARGCRFQDCAHESEPGCAVRAAVEDGELPPRRLESYHKLVRENQWIVAKSDARMRADVRQDWKRKQAAGRAAGEAKRGRGPWRPAPPR, from the coding sequence TTGCCGCTGCCTCTCGCCGCGTACGGCTGGGACGCAGACCGGGAGGCCGAGTTCGCCCCCTGCGCCGAGCGCGGCCTGCTGCCCGGCCGTGTCGTGCGGGTCGACCGTGGGATGTGCGATGTCGTCACCACGGCAGGCGTCGTGCGCGCCGACACCGAGTTCGTCGTTCCCCGTGACCCGCTGAAGGTCGTGTGCACGGGCGACTGGGTCGCCGTCGACCCCGAGAGCGCCGATCCGCGGTACGTACGGACCCTTCTGACGCGCCGTACGGCCTTTGTGCGCTCTACCTCCTCCAAGCGGTCGGAGGGGCAGATCCTCGCCGCCAACGTCGACCACGCCGTCATCGCGATGTCGCTGGCCGTCGAACTCGACCTCGGCCGCGTCGAGCGGTTCCTGGCGCTGGCCTGGGAGTCCGGCGCCCAGCCCGTCGTCGTGCTCACCAAGGCGGACCTGGTGCCCGACCCGGTCGCGCTGTCGTATCTCGTCGAGGACGTCTGCGCGAGCGCGCCCGGCGTGCCCGTGCTCTCCGTCTGCGCACGCGACGGCGACGGCGTCGAGGAGCTCGCCGACCTCCTCGGGCGGGGCACCTCCGTGCTGCTCGGGGCGTCCGGAGCGGGCAAGTCGACGCTCGCGAACGCGCTCGTCGGTGAGGATGTCATGGGCGTCCAGGCCACCCGCGACATGGACGGCAAGGGGCGGCACACCACCACCACCCGCAACCTGCTGCCGCTGCCCGGCGGGGGCGTCCTCATCGACACGCCGGGACTGCGCGGCGTCGGCCTCTGGGACGCGGGCTCCGGGGTCGGCCAGGTCTTCGCGGAGATCGAGGAGTTCGCCCGGGGCTGCCGGTTCCAGGACTGCGCTCACGAGTCCGAGCCGGGATGCGCGGTACGGGCGGCCGTCGAGGACGGGGAGCTGCCGCCGCGCCGGCTGGAGAGCTACCACAAGCTCGTTCGGGAGAACCAGTGGATCGTCGCCAAGTCCGACGCCCGCATGCGCGCCGACGTCCGCCAGGACTGGAAGCGCAAGCAGGCCGCCGGCCGGGCCGCGGGGGAGGCGAAGCGGGGGCGCGGTCCGTGGCGACCCGCTCCTCCGCGGTAG